One segment of Bombus vancouverensis nearcticus unplaced genomic scaffold, iyBomVanc1_principal scaffold0031, whole genome shotgun sequence DNA contains the following:
- the LOC143304357 gene encoding uncharacterized protein LOC143304357 yields the protein MHQDGTFSLGPQNLIVGLKDNATETRSLVLAGKLTDDGSCQGTQYVDPYGSWEKVVVQATVRISLKSAVVPVRIEANKILLKSGTVCTFSEGNCLDAEDGYTYWQPQPPSPCKFDQYDVLYEGIATKIQEIKTNRESAQPVYALTTQEVTFALTKTGEQPLCGYTLLSTEHPK from the coding sequence atgcaccaagacggcacattttcactcggaccacaaaaccttatagttggcctaaaagataatgcaacagaaacaaggtcgcttgtcctagccggcaagctaacagacgacggcagctgccagggaacacagtatgtagacccatacgggagctgggaaaaggtcgtcgtacaagcaacagtaaggataagtttaaaatcagcagttgtgccagtacggatcgaggcgaacaaaattctactgaaatcaggaacagtatgtacctttagcgaaggaaactgtctagacgctgaagacggatacacttattggcaaccacaaccaccctcaccatgcaaatttgatcagtacgatgtgctatatgaaggaattgctacaaagatccaggaaataaaaaccaacagagaatcagcacaaccagtttacgcactaacaacgcaagaagtaacatttgcactgactaaaaccggagaacagccactgtgtggatataccctactatccaccgaacaccccaaatag
- the LOC143304354 gene encoding uncharacterized protein LOC143304354 isoform X2, protein MAISIIVLISLNITSIPNIAALTVPNSIKPIHKLDTVFFAIVVNVFSSIIPRMFTVPGTIVFPVAPLANVFKTADFSAGNMTWSRSASRSFWVYIPLVANDDGAEYCHVWRTSGRSSCGAIVSMGFGTNLCQSPSILYSVVIVGCMLQSPMEFREIVVTLRLPLQSYPTRPYAILMRVDSISIWSCA, encoded by the exons atggctatatctattatcgtcttgattagtttaaatattacaagtattccaaatattgctgcactgacagttccaaattccataaaaccaatccataagcttgatacggtattttttgctattgtcgttaatgtgttttcgtccatcattcccaggatgtttactgttccagggacgattgtttttcctgttgctcctctggccaatgtgttcaaaactgcagatttttctgccgggaacatgacgtggtcccgtagtgcatcgaggtctttttgggtatatattccgctcgtggccaacgacgatggtgctgaatattgccacgtttggcgtacgtccgggcggagttcctgtggtgcaattgtttccatgggttttggtacgaatttgtgccagagtccgtcgatattgtatagcgtag tcattgtaggctgtatgctgcagtccccgatggagtttagagagatagtggtaacgttgaggttgccattgcagtcatatcctaccaggccgtatgctattttgatgagg gtggatagcatcagtatttggtcttgtgcgtag